A region from the Sandaracinus amylolyticus genome encodes:
- the rtcA gene encoding RNA 3'-terminal phosphate cyclase, which yields MLVIDGSIGEGGGQVLRSALSLSMVTRRPFKIERIRAGRDKPGLATQHLVAVRAAASVCNAEVSGDAIGSTALSFRPRAIKGGEHRVAIDTAGSATLVLQTITPALLRAPEPSVVTLEGGTHNPAAPPFEFLEKCWAPALATMGVKVQVSLERPGFYPKGGGLFTARITPGELGRFEREERGAEKSRRATATIAGLSEPIADRELRVGKERLGLARDQMERRVLDEALGPGNVFQVEIVYEHGTALFVSFGERGLRAEQVAEIAIGRALAFHESDAAIEEHLADQLLLPMAIGKGGLFTTTEPSSHARTQAEVLRRFLDVDVDITTRDERTYTIEMRGADV from the coding sequence ATGCTGGTGATCGACGGATCGATCGGTGAGGGAGGCGGGCAGGTCCTTCGGAGCGCCCTCTCGCTCTCGATGGTCACGCGCAGGCCATTCAAGATCGAGCGCATCCGCGCCGGCCGCGACAAACCCGGCCTCGCGACGCAGCACCTCGTCGCGGTCCGCGCCGCGGCGTCGGTGTGCAACGCCGAGGTCTCGGGGGACGCGATCGGATCGACCGCGCTCTCGTTCCGACCGCGCGCGATCAAAGGAGGCGAGCATCGCGTCGCGATCGACACCGCGGGCAGCGCGACGCTCGTGCTCCAGACGATCACACCCGCGCTCCTCCGCGCGCCCGAGCCGAGCGTCGTCACGCTCGAGGGCGGCACCCACAACCCGGCCGCGCCGCCGTTCGAGTTCCTCGAGAAGTGCTGGGCCCCCGCGCTCGCGACGATGGGCGTGAAGGTCCAGGTCTCGCTCGAGCGCCCCGGCTTCTACCCGAAGGGCGGCGGGCTCTTCACCGCGCGCATCACGCCGGGCGAGCTCGGTCGCTTCGAGCGCGAGGAGCGCGGCGCCGAGAAGTCGCGCCGCGCCACCGCGACCATCGCCGGGCTCTCCGAGCCGATCGCGGATCGCGAGCTGCGCGTCGGGAAGGAGCGCCTCGGGCTCGCGCGAGATCAGATGGAGCGCCGCGTGCTCGACGAGGCGCTCGGGCCCGGCAACGTCTTCCAGGTCGAGATCGTGTACGAGCACGGCACCGCGCTCTTCGTCTCGTTCGGCGAGCGCGGCCTGCGCGCCGAGCAGGTCGCGGAGATCGCGATCGGTCGTGCCCTCGCGTTCCACGAGAGCGACGCGGCGATCGAGGAGCACCTCGCCGATCAGCTCCTGCTCCCGATGGCGATCGGCAAGGGCGGCCTCTTCACCACCACCGAGCCGAGCTCGCACGCGCGCACCCAGGCCGAGGTGCTGCGCCGCTTCCTCGACGTCGACGTCGACATCACCACGCGCGACGAGCGCACGTACACGATCGAGATGCGCGGAGCCGACGTCTGA